The genomic window AAAAATAATATTAGGGGCAGGATGTTTTTGGGGTGTTGAAGACTTGTTTAAGCAAGTTTGCGGAGTTATTTCAACCTGTGTTGGCTATTCAGGAGGATTTTTAGAAAATCCAAGCTATGAAGATGTATGCTACAAAAATACTGGACATACAGAAGTTATTGAAATTGAATATGATACAGCACAAATTAATCTTCAAGAAATATTGAATTTATTTTGGGATAATCATAACCCTACTTATAAAACTAAACCTCAATATAAATCTGTGATTTTTTATTTTAC from Blastocatellia bacterium includes these protein-coding regions:
- the msrA gene encoding peptide-methionine (S)-S-oxide reductase MsrA, whose product is MEKIILGAGCFWGVEDLFKQVCGVISTCVGYSGGFLENPSYEDVCYKNTGHTEVIEIEYDTAQINLQEILNLFWDNHNPTYKTKPQYKSVIFYFTPEQKNLAENLKEQLIKSQKYNSEIRTDILPAQTFYKAEEYHQKYYEKQKIKLEKYLSICKVDLTD